A genomic stretch from Methylorubrum extorquens includes:
- a CDS encoding conserved protein of unknown function, putative domain NADP oxidoreductase, coenzyme F420-dependent (Evidence 4 : Unknown function but conserved in other organisms) has translation MLALLAGILLLPALPAFAQSETTKKIGIIGAGNIGGTLGRLWIKAGYEVFFASRHPEELKPLVEELGPKARAGTPAEAIAFGNAVLIAVPYKAYPDLGRENAAALKNKVVIDAGNAVKARDGAVADEVERDGIGAVSAKYLAGAHVVRAFNAANYKIFHKNAGRPEPRMAVPIAGNDPKALETARTLVSDAGFDPVVVGELKAADTFAMGSPGFGHDLSAPELKQKLGVKP, from the coding sequence GTGCTGGCTCTGCTGGCCGGCATTCTTCTGCTTCCTGCCCTGCCCGCTTTCGCGCAGTCCGAAACGACCAAGAAAATCGGGATCATCGGGGCGGGCAATATCGGCGGCACGCTCGGCCGGCTCTGGATCAAGGCGGGCTACGAGGTGTTCTTCGCCTCCCGCCACCCCGAGGAGCTGAAGCCGCTGGTGGAAGAACTCGGGCCCAAGGCGCGGGCCGGCACCCCGGCAGAGGCGATCGCCTTCGGCAACGCCGTGCTGATCGCGGTGCCCTACAAGGCCTATCCGGACTTGGGGCGTGAGAACGCCGCGGCGCTCAAGAACAAGGTCGTGATCGATGCCGGCAACGCGGTGAAGGCCCGCGACGGGGCCGTCGCCGACGAGGTCGAGCGCGACGGCATCGGTGCGGTCTCGGCCAAGTATCTGGCCGGCGCCCACGTGGTGCGCGCCTTCAATGCGGCCAACTACAAGATCTTCCACAAGAATGCCGGCCGGCCCGAGCCGCGCATGGCGGTGCCGATCGCCGGCAACGACCCGAAGGCGCTGGAGACCGCCCGCACCCTGGTCTCGGATGCCGGATTCGACCCGGTCGTGGTCGGCGAACTCAAGGCAGCCGACACCTTCGCCATGGGCTCGCCCGGCTTCGGCCATGACCTCTCGGCGCCGGAGCTGAAGCAGAAGCTCGGGGTGAAGCCTTGA
- a CDS encoding conserved protein of unknown function; putative Major facilitator superfamily (Evidence 4 : Unknown function but conserved in other organisms) → MSEAPASSSGFSLSDRLARLVDVRPGEGPALAWSWAYIFALLASYYVLRPIRDQMGVAGGLENLPWLFLATLIGMLALNLPFAWLVKRLPRARFVPLTYRFFILNILIFSALIALTDGETAVWVGRAFFVWLSIFNLFVVSIFWATVVDVFSTEQGKRLFGFIAAGATLGAICGSAVTATLARDVPTWALLIAAAVLLEAAVFAMHGLARLIGRLHEVPEDSRAGEVIGGDIWAGIRRTFASPYLLNIALFLALFSITATFLYFEQAAVAKNNFPSRGAQTAFFANVDLAVNALTLGVQLFLTGRITRWLGVGVTLALLPAASIVGFAALALSPSVASVVVIYVLRRAGNFAIARPVREVLFTVVPREDRYKAKSFIDTVVYRLGDQVGAWSHAGLAALGFGGHAAAVVAVPLSAAWLLNALWLGRAQARRQDAAQQDAAQLAAQADDNPAPLPPRPA, encoded by the coding sequence TTGAGCGAGGCCCCGGCCTCTTCGTCGGGCTTTTCGCTCTCTGACCGCCTCGCCCGCCTCGTCGATGTGAGGCCGGGCGAGGGCCCGGCGCTGGCTTGGTCCTGGGCCTACATCTTCGCGCTGCTCGCGAGCTACTACGTGCTGCGCCCGATCCGCGACCAGATGGGCGTGGCGGGCGGCCTGGAAAACCTGCCCTGGCTGTTCCTGGCGACGCTGATCGGCATGCTGGCGCTGAACCTGCCCTTCGCCTGGCTGGTCAAGCGCCTGCCGCGGGCGCGCTTCGTGCCCCTCACCTACCGCTTCTTCATCCTCAACATCCTGATTTTTTCCGCCCTGATCGCGCTTACGGACGGTGAAACCGCGGTCTGGGTGGGCCGAGCCTTCTTCGTCTGGCTCTCGATCTTCAACCTGTTCGTGGTCTCGATCTTCTGGGCCACGGTGGTGGACGTGTTCTCGACGGAACAAGGCAAGCGCCTGTTCGGCTTCATCGCGGCCGGCGCCACGCTCGGCGCGATCTGCGGCTCGGCGGTGACGGCGACGCTGGCGCGCGACGTGCCGACCTGGGCGCTGCTCATCGCCGCCGCCGTGCTCCTGGAGGCGGCGGTCTTCGCCATGCACGGCCTCGCCCGCCTGATCGGGCGCCTCCACGAGGTGCCGGAGGATTCGCGGGCGGGCGAGGTGATCGGCGGCGACATCTGGGCCGGCATCCGGCGGACCTTCGCCTCGCCCTACCTCCTGAACATCGCGCTGTTTCTGGCGCTGTTCTCGATCACCGCGACCTTCCTGTATTTCGAGCAGGCGGCGGTGGCCAAGAACAACTTCCCCAGCCGGGGGGCGCAGACGGCCTTCTTCGCCAATGTCGATCTCGCCGTGAACGCCCTGACGCTCGGCGTGCAGCTCTTCCTCACCGGGCGCATCACGCGCTGGCTCGGCGTCGGGGTGACGCTGGCGCTGCTGCCGGCGGCGAGCATCGTCGGGTTCGCCGCACTCGCACTCTCGCCGAGCGTCGCCTCGGTGGTGGTGATCTACGTGCTGCGCCGGGCCGGCAACTTCGCCATCGCCCGGCCGGTGCGCGAGGTGCTGTTCACGGTGGTGCCGCGCGAGGACCGCTACAAGGCGAAGAGCTTCATCGACACGGTGGTCTACCGCCTCGGCGATCAGGTCGGCGCGTGGTCCCATGCGGGGCTGGCCGCGCTCGGTTTCGGCGGCCACGCTGCGGCGGTGGTGGCGGTGCCGCTCTCGGCGGCGTGGCTCCTCAACGCGCTCTGGCTCGGCCGGGCGCAGGCGCGGCGGCAAGACGCGGCACAGCAAGACGCGGCACAGCTGGCGGCACAAGCAGACGACAATCCGGCGCCGTTGCCACCGCGCCCGGCCTGA
- a CDS encoding RND efflux transporter, putative HAE1 family, translocase subunit (Evidence 2b : Function from indirect experimental evidences (e.g. phenotypes); PubMedId : 10675036; Product type t : transporter), producing MGLVQYALKFRITTYVLAVLMMLGGVSAIVVTPKDVLPAVDIPVVVVVWTYTGLSAPEMEKRITTYSEFGISNNVNNIARMESTSLQGTSVMKIYFDQSVSIDLAIAQVVSSTNSIRALMPPGVQPPVIVRFSASSVPVIQLALTSAKDSLNKVYDYAQYRIRQRLTQVPGSTLPSPFGGAPRQVMVDLDLHALQALGMTPLEVTNAVTSQNLTIPSGLAKIGEQQYPVQMNATPDAIAALNEIPIKVVNGQPVLVRDVAYVRDGGPPQVNVVRADGAASVLMRVLKNGTASTLDVVNNVKAALPDIRAAAPEGMEIKPLFDQSVFVSNAIEGVWHEAVIAAALTGLTILLFLGSWRSTLIVLVSIPLCLMTSLALLAALGHTINVMTLGGLALAVGILVDDVTVAIENTYRLFEEGKPFRNAVVEGAAGIAKPALISTLSICAAFVSVFALTDTPKYLFTPQALAVVFAMLTSYLLTRTLVPVMIDVLVAREYLQHHGGEADAPRRGRIERALVWLLSPVFRLAGAFRRGFEARFDRFHRGYVGLLHAVLRHPVATVTGVVLLFAGTGGLFVFTGQDYFPQVESSQMTMHLRTRPGMRIETAEQTFAEVEKVVREVIPEDEIDQILDNIGLPSNNYNFAFSDGSFVSYNDGQMLIDLKDEHGPVAEYQRRLREILRERFPDMIVYFQPSDIITQILNFGVIAQIDVQVSGRNTVKDLAAARRIEARLKETPGLVDVHLHQIVDQPQFFVDVDRRLASELGLTQQQVAQSLNVSLSGSFQVNPNFWTDPKTGIPYQLWVQTPEYRNASLTALQNTPLFARANAGSGPGALTLLSSIATITRQPTQTVINHVNTQPTFNVYAAVQDRDLGAVARDIDRIVAEEQKTLPAPDKISVRGQIENMRAAFFRLGIGLGIAVVAVYLLMAVNYQSWGDPFVVLAALPVAFCGIVASLFITGTAFSIPSLFGAIMSVGIASANSILLVTFAKEHREATGCSAREAAIVAGETRLRPVLMTASAMFLGLVPMALGTGEGGEQNAALARAVMGGIALGTPSTLLFVPFLYSLLRRGEAKPLEDYV from the coding sequence ATGGGACTCGTCCAGTACGCCCTCAAGTTCCGCATCACGACCTACGTCCTCGCGGTGCTGATGATGCTCGGCGGCGTCAGCGCCATCGTCGTGACCCCGAAGGACGTGCTGCCGGCGGTCGATATCCCCGTCGTCGTCGTGGTCTGGACCTATACGGGCCTGTCCGCGCCGGAGATGGAGAAGCGGATCACGACCTATTCCGAGTTCGGAATCTCCAACAACGTCAACAACATCGCCCGGATGGAATCGACGAGCCTGCAGGGCACGTCGGTGATGAAGATCTACTTCGACCAGAGCGTCAGCATCGATCTGGCCATCGCCCAGGTCGTCTCCTCCACGAACTCGATCCGCGCGCTGATGCCGCCGGGCGTGCAGCCGCCCGTGATCGTGCGCTTCTCCGCCTCCTCGGTGCCGGTGATCCAGCTCGCGCTGACCTCGGCCAAGGACAGCCTCAACAAGGTCTACGACTACGCCCAGTACCGCATCCGCCAGCGCCTGACCCAGGTGCCGGGCTCGACCTTGCCCTCCCCCTTCGGCGGCGCCCCGCGCCAAGTCATGGTCGATCTCGACCTGCACGCGCTCCAGGCGCTCGGGATGACGCCGCTGGAGGTCACCAACGCGGTGACCTCGCAGAACCTGACGATCCCCTCGGGCCTCGCCAAGATCGGCGAGCAGCAATACCCGGTGCAGATGAACGCGACGCCGGACGCGATCGCGGCGTTGAACGAGATCCCGATCAAGGTGGTCAACGGCCAGCCGGTGCTGGTGCGCGACGTGGCCTATGTCCGCGACGGCGGCCCACCGCAGGTCAACGTGGTGCGCGCCGACGGCGCCGCCTCGGTGCTGATGCGGGTGTTGAAGAACGGCACCGCCTCGACGCTGGATGTCGTCAACAACGTCAAGGCGGCACTCCCCGACATCCGCGCGGCGGCCCCCGAGGGCATGGAGATCAAGCCGCTCTTCGACCAGTCGGTCTTCGTTTCGAACGCGATCGAGGGCGTGTGGCACGAAGCCGTCATCGCCGCCGCGCTGACGGGCCTGACCATCCTGCTGTTCCTCGGCTCGTGGCGCTCGACGCTGATCGTGCTCGTCTCGATCCCGCTCTGCCTGATGACCTCACTGGCGCTGCTGGCAGCACTCGGCCACACCATCAACGTGATGACGCTGGGCGGGCTGGCGCTCGCGGTCGGCATCCTCGTCGACGACGTGACGGTGGCGATCGAGAACACCTACCGCCTGTTCGAGGAGGGCAAGCCCTTCCGCAACGCCGTGGTCGAGGGCGCAGCCGGCATCGCCAAGCCGGCGCTGATCTCGACGCTGTCGATCTGCGCCGCCTTCGTCTCGGTCTTCGCGCTCACCGACACGCCGAAGTATCTGTTCACGCCGCAGGCGCTCGCGGTCGTGTTCGCGATGCTAACCTCCTACCTCCTCACCCGCACGCTCGTGCCGGTGATGATCGACGTGCTGGTGGCGCGCGAATACCTCCAGCACCACGGCGGCGAAGCGGACGCCCCGCGCCGCGGCCGGATCGAGCGGGCGCTTGTCTGGCTGCTCTCCCCCGTCTTCCGGCTGGCCGGCGCCTTCCGCCGCGGCTTCGAGGCGCGGTTCGACCGGTTCCACCGCGGCTATGTCGGGCTGCTCCACGCGGTCCTACGCCACCCGGTCGCGACGGTGACCGGCGTCGTCCTGCTGTTTGCCGGCACCGGCGGGCTCTTCGTCTTTACGGGGCAGGACTACTTCCCGCAGGTCGAATCGAGCCAGATGACGATGCACCTGCGCACCCGGCCGGGGATGCGCATCGAGACCGCCGAGCAGACCTTCGCCGAGGTCGAGAAGGTGGTGCGCGAGGTGATCCCCGAGGATGAGATCGACCAGATCCTCGACAATATCGGCCTGCCCTCGAACAACTACAACTTCGCCTTCTCCGACGGCTCCTTCGTCTCCTACAACGACGGGCAGATGCTCATCGATTTGAAGGACGAGCACGGCCCGGTCGCCGAGTATCAGCGCCGCCTGCGCGAGATTCTGCGCGAGCGCTTCCCCGACATGATCGTCTATTTCCAGCCCTCCGACATCATCACGCAGATCCTCAACTTCGGCGTGATCGCGCAGATCGACGTGCAGGTCTCGGGCCGCAACACGGTGAAGGATCTGGCGGCCGCCCGGCGCATCGAGGCGCGGTTGAAGGAGACCCCCGGCCTCGTCGATGTGCACCTGCATCAGATCGTCGATCAGCCGCAATTCTTCGTCGATGTCGACCGGCGGCTCGCCTCCGAACTCGGCCTGACCCAGCAGCAGGTGGCGCAAAGCCTCAACGTCTCGCTCTCGGGCTCCTTTCAGGTGAATCCGAACTTCTGGACTGACCCGAAGACCGGCATCCCCTACCAGCTCTGGGTCCAGACGCCGGAATACCGCAACGCCTCGCTCACCGCCCTGCAGAACACCCCGCTCTTCGCCCGCGCCAATGCCGGCAGCGGGCCCGGGGCGCTGACGCTGCTGTCGAGCATCGCCACGATCACCCGCCAGCCGACGCAGACGGTGATCAACCACGTCAACACGCAGCCGACCTTCAACGTCTACGCCGCGGTGCAGGACCGCGACCTCGGCGCGGTCGCCCGCGACATCGACCGGATCGTCGCCGAGGAGCAGAAGACCCTGCCGGCTCCCGACAAAATCTCCGTGCGCGGGCAGATCGAGAACATGCGCGCCGCCTTCTTCCGGCTCGGCATCGGCCTCGGCATCGCGGTCGTCGCCGTCTACCTCCTGATGGCGGTGAACTATCAGAGCTGGGGCGACCCCTTCGTGGTGCTGGCCGCCCTGCCGGTCGCCTTCTGCGGCATCGTCGCGAGCCTGTTCATCACCGGCACCGCCTTCTCGATCCCCTCCTTGTTCGGGGCGATCATGTCGGTGGGCATCGCCTCGGCCAACTCGATCCTGCTCGTCACCTTTGCCAAGGAACACCGGGAGGCGACGGGCTGTTCGGCCCGTGAGGCGGCCATCGTCGCGGGCGAGACGCGGCTGCGGCCGGTGCTGATGACCGCGAGCGCGATGTTCTTGGGCCTGGTGCCGATGGCGCTCGGCACCGGCGAGGGCGGCGAGCAGAACGCGGCCCTGGCGCGGGCCGTGATGGGCGGCATCGCGCTCGGCACGCCCTCGACCCTGCTGTTCGTGCCGTTCCTCTACAGCCTGCTGCGGCGGGGCGAGGCCAAGCCGCTCGAGGATTATGTCTGA
- a CDS encoding RND efflux transporter, MFP subunit (Evidence 2b : Function from indirect experimental evidences (e.g. phenotypes); PubMedId : 9140968; Product type t : transporter), producing the protein MTDGEDKKIPPPPGKGGFVWAGLIALGLLAYGGYGHWQRAARAESTRARQMEFVPKVRTEEAKRLDGPIELTLPGQTEPFATARIYPRATGYIAERHVDLGSRVKKGDVLLRIAAPDLDQQLAQAEAQLGQLEAQLLRARAMVDQAKANTNLAQATNSRTSTLAGQGWASKQNADNTQAGVLAQQANLASAEADVKVAQANIKAQQATVGRLKALTGFEIVTAPFDGVVTTRNVDVGDLVQADAGSGSPLLSMDRDDVLRISVNVPQNAAVGVQPGIPAQIKVPQMPDRSFAGVVERSSVALLASSRTLTTQVDVQNPDRTLRPGLYVYVTLAIPRTGGATVAVPAEALVFNQSGTRVAVASEDDRVRWVEVHVARDKGTVVEVDKGLSGGERLVLSPPADLKDGGRIAPQAPKSDKPMQAAQR; encoded by the coding sequence GTGACCGACGGCGAGGACAAGAAAATCCCGCCGCCGCCGGGCAAGGGCGGCTTCGTGTGGGCCGGGCTGATCGCGCTCGGCCTGCTGGCCTATGGCGGCTACGGCCACTGGCAGCGGGCGGCCCGGGCCGAGTCGACGCGGGCCCGGCAGATGGAGTTCGTGCCGAAAGTGCGCACCGAGGAGGCCAAGCGCCTCGACGGGCCGATCGAGCTGACCCTGCCGGGCCAGACCGAGCCCTTCGCCACCGCGCGGATCTATCCCCGCGCCACCGGCTACATCGCCGAGCGCCACGTCGATCTCGGCTCGCGGGTGAAGAAGGGCGACGTGCTCCTGCGCATCGCCGCCCCGGATCTCGACCAGCAACTCGCGCAAGCCGAGGCGCAGCTCGGGCAGCTCGAGGCCCAGCTCCTGCGGGCCCGGGCCATGGTCGATCAGGCCAAGGCCAACACGAACCTCGCCCAGGCCACCAACTCGCGCACCTCGACGCTCGCCGGCCAGGGCTGGGCCTCGAAGCAGAACGCCGACAACACCCAGGCCGGCGTGCTGGCGCAGCAGGCGAACCTCGCCTCGGCGGAGGCCGACGTGAAGGTGGCCCAGGCCAACATCAAGGCGCAGCAGGCGACCGTGGGGCGGCTCAAGGCGCTGACCGGCTTCGAGATCGTCACCGCTCCCTTCGACGGGGTCGTGACCACCCGCAACGTCGATGTCGGCGATCTCGTCCAGGCCGATGCCGGCTCCGGCTCGCCGCTCCTGTCGATGGACCGGGACGACGTGCTGCGCATCTCGGTCAACGTGCCGCAGAACGCGGCGGTGGGCGTGCAGCCCGGCATCCCGGCCCAGATCAAGGTGCCGCAGATGCCCGACCGCAGCTTCGCCGGCGTGGTCGAGCGCAGTTCGGTGGCGTTGCTCGCCTCCTCGCGCACCCTGACGACGCAGGTCGACGTGCAGAACCCCGACCGCACCCTGCGGCCGGGCCTCTACGTCTACGTGACCCTGGCGATCCCCCGCACCGGCGGCGCCACGGTGGCGGTACCGGCCGAGGCGCTGGTGTTCAACCAGTCCGGCACCCGCGTCGCCGTCGCCAGCGAGGACGACCGCGTGCGTTGGGTCGAGGTCCACGTCGCCCGCGACAAGGGCACGGTGGTCGAGGTGGACAAGGGGCTCTCGGGCGGCGAGCGCCTCGTGCTGAGCCCCCCGGCCGATCTCAAGGACGGCGGCCGCATCGCCCCCCAGGCGCCGAAATCGGACAAGCCGATGCAAGCCGCGCAGCGCTGA
- a CDS encoding putative Isochorismatase hydrolase (Evidence 3 : Putative function from multiple computational evidences; Product type e : enzyme): MTDLKTLRSLSGLPPEPASLSGSGLVMIDLQNTYREGVMRLEGVEPAIREAQALLERARNAGIPVFHVRHDAGPGSPYDLTAAIGQISDEVAPREGEPVITKAYPSSFVGTDLQAQLEAAGVKDVILAGFMTHMCVNSTARSAFNLGFRPTVVASATATRALPGPDGATVPAAAVQAASLAALGDLFAVVAPDAAAIRG; this comes from the coding sequence ATGACCGACCTCAAAACGCTTCGCAGCCTGTCCGGCCTGCCGCCGGAGCCCGCTTCCCTGTCGGGCTCAGGCCTGGTGATGATCGACCTGCAGAACACCTACCGCGAGGGCGTGATGCGCCTGGAGGGCGTCGAGCCGGCGATCCGCGAGGCGCAGGCGCTGCTGGAACGGGCGCGCAACGCCGGGATCCCGGTCTTCCATGTGCGCCACGATGCCGGGCCGGGCTCGCCCTACGATCTCACCGCCGCCATCGGCCAGATCAGCGACGAGGTCGCCCCGCGGGAAGGGGAGCCCGTCATCACCAAGGCCTATCCGAGTTCCTTCGTCGGCACCGACCTGCAGGCGCAACTGGAGGCCGCCGGCGTCAAGGATGTGATCCTGGCCGGCTTCATGACGCATATGTGCGTGAATTCGACCGCGCGCAGCGCCTTCAACCTCGGCTTCCGCCCGACCGTGGTGGCATCGGCCACCGCCACCCGCGCCCTGCCGGGTCCGGACGGCGCGACCGTACCGGCGGCGGCGGTGCAGGCCGCAAGCCTCGCGGCGCTCGGCGACCTGTTCGCGGTGGTGGCGCCGGATGCGGCGGCGATCCGGGGGTAG
- a CDS encoding protein of unknown function (Evidence 5 : Unknown function): MSFTVSAGTASRVYSWQHGSLLSALEQGLSLTTSGMSDVRIVDSEGRSHSPAALYQRVFGQQPTDEAAQPRARAA; this comes from the coding sequence GTGAGTTTCACCGTCAGCGCCGGCACCGCTTCGCGCGTCTATTCCTGGCAGCACGGCTCCCTGCTGAGCGCCCTGGAGCAGGGCCTGTCGCTGACGACCTCCGGTATGAGCGACGTGCGCATCGTCGATTCGGAAGGCCGCAGCCACAGCCCCGCCGCGCTCTACCAGCGCGTGTTCGGGCAGCAGCCGACGGATGAGGCCGCGCAGCCCCGCGCCCGCGCGGCCTGA